In a single window of the Diospyros lotus cultivar Yz01 chromosome 10, ASM1463336v1, whole genome shotgun sequence genome:
- the LOC127811709 gene encoding uncharacterized protein LOC127811709 has product MGSNGGGGRGQGQGQDSETMSLEKIKRQLASSSGRNLLQGPLLKRSETLRKWNERWVILDPTTGKMEYKIRRNEPTIKGSIIFNANSTITISPVNFHGLPKYDGCCFYIGTPQRKDYFLCAETPGAARAWVSTLHATQLVLKAHKEAVNSLSGNGSAELGSVATVVAAANSTALEASKEIEAAMQIAMKNALGAMMNRPTDGPINDLTIMMETLRVKDEELQNLARDIRTRDSTIKEIAEKLSSTAEAAEAAASAAYTMDEQRRIACAEIERLMRDSQKQLESYTLKLRESEEKVAILSKERDQLIKQRETAIQEAHLWRSELAKGREQVVILEGAVVRSEEKVRVAEADAEARIKEAEQKEARALKEKQELLAYVNALQTQLQRQKADTKQVFEEKTESSSDNANAPPLTKHVNPSEDVDKACLSVSRAIPVSGESVVHLSVDQANISSTGDGEWSDIQATEAGIADVREVAPQTEGRSLDIAVVGQPVNNHHEQAVHSSHQP; this is encoded by the exons ATGGGTTCCAATGGAGGAGGAGGCCGCGGCCAGGGCCAGGGCCAGGATTCGGAGACGATGAGCTTGGAAAAGATCAAACGCCAATTGGCTTCCAGCTCcggcagaaatctcttgcaggGTCCTCTTCTCAAGCGATCCGAAACA CTGAGGAAATGGAATGAGAGGTGGGTAATCTTAGATCCAACAACAGGGAAAATGGAATACAA GATTAGGAGAAATGAGCCAACTATCAAGGGATCCATCATATTTAATGCAAATAGCACTATAACGATATCTCCTGTGAACTTCCA TGGGCTACCTAAGTATGATGGGTGCTGTTTCT ATATTGGGACACCACAGAGGAAGGATTATTTCCTTTGCGCCGAAACTCCTGGTGCAGCAAGAGCTTGGGTGTCAACTTTGCA TGCAACACAGTTGGTTCTGAAGGCACATAAAGAGGCTGTCAATTCTTTGAGTGGGAACGGTTCTGCAGAACTAGGATCAGTCGCAACTGTAGTTGCTGCTGCTAATTCAACAGCCCTGGAAGCTTCCAAAGAAATTGAGGCAGCAATGCAGATTGCCATGAAGAATGCTTTAGGAGCAATGATGAATAGACCAACTGATGGTCCAATAAATGATCTCACAATCATGATG GAGACATTGAGAGTCAAGGATGAAGAGCTGCAAAATTTGGCTAGGGATATCCGCACTAGGGATTCAACCATAAAAGAGATTGCAGAAAAACTATCTTCAACTGCTGAGGCTGCTGAGGCTGCTGCATCTGCTGCTTATACAATGGATGAACAAAGGAGAATTGCTTGTGCTGAGATTGAGCGCTTAATGAGGGACTCACAAAAGCAGTTAGAATCTTATACACTGAAG CTAAGAGAGTCTGAAGAAAAGGTGGCAATTCTAAGTAAGGAAAGAGATCAACTAATTAAGCAGAGAGAGACTGCTATTCAGGAAGCACATTTGTGGCGTTCTGAGCTTGCAAAAGGTAGAGAGCAAGTTGTGATATTGGAAGGAGCTGTTGTTAGGTCTGAGGAAAAAGTCAGGGTTGCAGAGGCAGATGCTGAAGCTAGAATAAAGGAAGCGGAACAAAAAGAAGCACGTGCTTTAAAGGAGAAACAAGAGCTTCTCGCATATGTGAATGCATTACAAACACAACTTCAAAG ACAGAAGGCTGATACAAagcaagtttttgaggagaaGACGGAATCCAGTTCAGACAATGCTAATGCCCCACCATTGACAAAGCATGTGAATCCGTCTGAGGATGTGGATAAAGCATGTCTGAGTGTTTCTAGAGCAATTCCAGTCTCCGGGGAGAGTGTAGTCCACTTATCAGTGGATCAAGCCAATATCAGCTCCACCGGAGATGGTGAGTGGAGCGACATTCAAGCAACAGAAGCAGGGATAGCTGATGTCAGAGAAGTTGCTCCACAGACTGAAGGGAGAAGCTTGGACATAGCTGTGGTTGGCCAACCAGTTAACAATCACCATGAGCAAGCAGTGCACTCCTCCCATCAGCCTTAA